Genomic DNA from Desulfuromonas versatilis:
AGGGCTTGGAAAATCGTTTCCCGCGCCATTCAGAACGCCCCCTTCACTACGATGGAAAAACCGACCACGCTCTGCTGGCTGGCCCCTTCCTTGAAATCCACCCGCCCCTGGCTCAGCAGATAGACGTCGCTGAATTCCGCGGACTGCATCAGCCGGTCGAGAAAATTGCGCATGTCGCCCACGTTGCGGGCCAGCCCCACGAGCCTCAGACTGGAGTCCTTGTAATCGGGCTGAATCTCGGAAATCCGGACCCCCGCCGGCAGGACCTCCTCCAGCCGGTCCAGCAGACCGGTCCAGGAGAAGCTGTCCTGCAGGATTATCTCGTTGGCGAAGGCGATCCGCTCGTGCAACTGCTGCTGGGCAGCGGGGCTGAAATCGGCGTCGCTGCCGCGGCGACTGGCCATCTCCTGCTCCAGTTCGGCGAGCCGGGCGCGCAATTGGG
This window encodes:
- a CDS encoding PilN domain-containing protein, yielding MKPTLNLASRTYLNRRAVNALYLILGIALVALLAWNGAAIFQSRSQGAQLRARLAELEQEMASRRGSDADFSPAAQQQLHERIAFANEIILQDSFSWTGLLDRLEEVLPAGVRISEIQPDYKDSSLRLVGLARNVGDMRNFLDRLMQSAEFSDVYLLSQGRVDFKEGASQQSVVGFSIVVKGAF